Proteins from a single region of Lachnospiraceae bacterium:
- the argJ gene encoding bifunctional glutamate N-acetyltransferase/amino-acid acetyltransferase ArgJ, translating to MKQIQGGVTAAQGFSAASTAAGIKYQNRQDMAMIYSQAPCHAAGTFTRNLVKAAPVLWDQQIVQQGTAQAVVINAGIANACTGSEGMEYCRLTAEAAGVQLGIDMHQVLVASTGVIGKQLPMDRIASGIQAMAPQLSEDLASGHQAALAIMTTDTHEKEVAVQLTLSGHTVTIGGMCKGSGMIHPNMCTMLSFITTDAAISQALLLEALQNDVEDTYNMISVDGDTSTNDTCLLLANGLAGNPQICEKNADYLLFCEALHFVNETLAKQMAGDGEGATALFEVKVIGAESKEQAKLLSKAVITSNLTKAAIYGHDANWGRILCAMGYSGASFDPQQVDLFFESAAGQIQLVKDGVALDYSEEEATRILSQPAVTAIADIKMGSACATAWGCDLTYDYVKINADYRS from the coding sequence ATGAAACAGATACAGGGCGGCGTTACGGCCGCACAGGGCTTTTCGGCCGCCAGTACAGCGGCCGGCATCAAATATCAGAACCGGCAGGATATGGCCATGATCTATAGTCAGGCGCCCTGTCATGCAGCGGGCACGTTTACGCGCAATCTTGTCAAGGCGGCTCCTGTGCTGTGGGATCAGCAGATTGTGCAGCAGGGCACGGCGCAGGCTGTGGTGATCAATGCCGGTATTGCCAATGCATGCACCGGCTCGGAGGGCATGGAGTACTGCCGCCTCACGGCGGAAGCTGCTGGCGTGCAGCTGGGCATCGACATGCATCAGGTGCTGGTGGCCTCCACTGGGGTGATCGGCAAGCAGCTGCCGATGGATCGTATTGCCAGTGGCATTCAGGCTATGGCACCGCAGCTTTCTGAGGATCTCGCTAGCGGCCATCAGGCAGCACTGGCGATTATGACGACCGATACGCATGAAAAGGAGGTCGCTGTGCAGCTTACGCTGAGCGGCCATACGGTTACGATCGGCGGGATGTGCAAGGGATCGGGCATGATTCATCCGAATATGTGCACGATGCTGAGCTTTATCACTACCGACGCGGCGATCTCGCAGGCACTGCTGCTGGAGGCGCTGCAAAATGATGTGGAGGATACCTACAATATGATTTCCGTTGACGGCGATACCTCCACCAATGATACCTGTTTGCTGCTGGCCAATGGCCTGGCCGGCAATCCGCAGATCTGCGAAAAAAATGCAGATTACCTGCTGTTTTGTGAGGCGCTGCATTTTGTAAATGAAACACTGGCCAAGCAGATGGCCGGCGACGGCGAGGGCGCTACGGCCTTGTTTGAAGTAAAGGTTATCGGCGCTGAGAGCAAGGAGCAGGCTAAGCTTCTGAGCAAGGCTGTGATCACTTCCAATCTCACGAAGGCGGCGATTTACGGACATGATGCCAATTGGGGACGCATCCTCTGCGCAATGGGGTATTCCGGCGCCTCCTTTGATCCGCAGCAGGTTGATCTTTTCTTTGAAAGCGCTGCCGGGCAAATCCAGCTGGTAAAAGACGGCGTGGCACTGGATTACAGCGAAGAAGAGGCCACCCGGATCCTCTCGCAGCCGGCTGTCACTGCCATCGCCGATATTAAAATGGGCTCTGCCTGCGCTACAGCCTGGGGCTGCGACTTAACCTATGATTATGTAAAAATCAACGCCGACTACCGCTCTTAA
- a CDS encoding DegV family protein, with the protein MAKVAIITDSNSGITQKESRELGIEVVPMPFYIDGKLYFEDISLTQEEFYQRLEQEAEISTSQPAPGDVIDLWKKVLKNYDQIIHIPMSSGLSSACETAHMLAEDFDGRVQVVNNQRISVTQRQSVLDAITLAAMGADALTIKQRLEETKFDSSIYITVETLKYLKKGGRITPAGAALGTILNIKPVLQIQGGKLDAYAKTRGMKAARKVMIEAMKKDMEARFAQMYQKGEMRLQIAYSGADDAAAQDWKRELSAAFPGHHFDMSPLSLSVACHIGAGALAVACARKLSG; encoded by the coding sequence ATGGCAAAAGTTGCGATCATAACAGACAGCAATAGCGGAATTACACAAAAAGAGAGCAGAGAGCTGGGGATCGAAGTCGTGCCCATGCCCTTTTATATAGACGGTAAGCTGTATTTTGAGGATATCTCGCTGACGCAGGAAGAATTTTATCAGCGTTTAGAGCAGGAAGCGGAGATTTCCACCTCACAGCCGGCGCCGGGGGATGTGATAGATCTTTGGAAAAAGGTACTGAAAAATTATGATCAGATTATACATATCCCGATGTCAAGCGGTCTTAGCAGCGCCTGTGAGACGGCGCATATGCTGGCGGAGGATTTTGACGGCCGGGTGCAGGTGGTAAACAATCAGCGCATCTCGGTTACGCAGAGACAGTCGGTGCTGGATGCGATTACGCTGGCAGCGATGGGGGCTGATGCGCTGACAATTAAGCAAAGGCTTGAAGAAACTAAGTTTGATTCCAGTATTTATATTACAGTGGAGACGCTGAAATATCTGAAAAAGGGCGGACGGATTACGCCGGCCGGCGCTGCGCTGGGGACGATTTTAAATATCAAGCCGGTGCTGCAGATTCAGGGCGGCAAGCTGGACGCGTATGCGAAAACGCGCGGGATGAAGGCGGCGCGCAAGGTCATGATTGAGGCGATGAAAAAGGATATGGAAGCCCGCTTTGCGCAGATGTATCAAAAGGGCGAGATGAGACTGCAGATTGCCTATAGCGGAGCCGATGATGCTGCGGCGCAGGACTGGAAGAGGGAGTTGTCGGCAGCTTTTCCGGGACATCATTTTGATATGTCGCCGCTGTCGCTGAGCGTTGCCTGTCATATCGGGGCCGGGGCACTGGCTGTGGCCTGTGCCAGAAAGCTTTCCGGCTGA
- a CDS encoding aspartate aminotransferase family protein — translation MTQLQQINEAEHTLLHTYTRFPIVLDHGQGCYLYDTDGKAYLDFAAGIAVCALGYHYPGYDEALKAQIDKLLHTSNLYYHQPSIDAGTKLLALSHMHRVFFTNSGTEAIEGALKAAKKYAYQKTGHAGHEIIAMQHSFHGRSIGALSVTGTDHYREPFEPLMAGVKFALFNDLDSVKAQINDRTCAIIVETIQGEGGIYPADPSFLQGLRALCDEHDLVLILDEIQCGLGRTGHAFAYEVYGIQPDIITCAKALGGGIPVGAFLLNEKLSKASLAPGDHGTTYGGNPFACAAVSKVLSIFEQDRIFEHVQALTPYLESQLDQLVSRHSCLTGRRGMGLMQGLVVDPAFPVGDICKKALENGLIVISAGGNVLRLVPPLIITESHVDEMIQKLEKSLP, via the coding sequence ATGACACAGCTTCAGCAAATCAACGAGGCAGAACACACACTGCTCCATACCTACACGCGCTTCCCTATTGTATTAGACCACGGCCAGGGCTGCTATCTGTATGATACGGACGGCAAGGCCTATCTCGATTTTGCCGCCGGCATTGCCGTGTGCGCGCTTGGCTATCACTATCCCGGCTATGACGAAGCGCTGAAGGCGCAGATTGACAAGCTGCTTCACACGTCCAATCTCTACTATCATCAGCCCTCCATTGACGCTGGCACAAAGCTGCTGGCGCTGAGCCATATGCACCGCGTTTTCTTCACCAACAGCGGCACCGAGGCCATTGAGGGGGCGCTAAAGGCTGCCAAAAAATACGCTTATCAAAAAACAGGACATGCAGGCCATGAGATCATTGCCATGCAGCATTCCTTCCATGGCCGCAGCATCGGCGCGCTCTCCGTAACAGGCACCGATCATTACCGCGAGCCCTTTGAGCCATTGATGGCCGGCGTCAAATTTGCCCTGTTCAATGACCTCGACAGTGTTAAAGCGCAGATTAATGACCGCACCTGCGCCATCATCGTCGAGACCATTCAGGGTGAAGGCGGCATCTATCCCGCAGATCCCTCCTTCCTGCAGGGGCTGCGCGCACTGTGCGATGAACACGACCTCGTGCTCATCCTCGATGAAATTCAGTGCGGACTAGGCCGCACCGGCCATGCCTTCGCTTATGAGGTTTATGGGATTCAGCCTGATATCATCACCTGCGCCAAGGCGCTCGGAGGCGGCATCCCGGTTGGTGCCTTCCTGCTGAATGAAAAGCTTTCAAAGGCCTCTCTCGCACCAGGCGATCACGGCACCACCTATGGTGGCAACCCATTCGCGTGCGCTGCCGTGTCCAAGGTTCTCTCTATTTTTGAGCAGGATCGGATCTTCGAGCATGTACAAGCGCTCACGCCCTATCTGGAATCTCAGCTTGACCAGCTGGTTTCCCGGCATAGCTGCCTAACCGGCCGGCGCGGCATGGGGCTCATGCAGGGCCTTGTCGTAGATCCTGCGTTTCCTGTTGGCGACATATGTAAAAAAGCTTTGGAAAATGGCCTCATTGTCATTTCTGCCGGAGGCAATGTGCTCCGCCTTGTTCCTCCGCTCATCATCACAGAAAGCCACGTCGATGAAATGATCCAAAAATTAGAGAAAAGCCTGCCTTAA
- a CDS encoding TetR/AcrR family transcriptional regulator: MNEKFFSLPAEKQQAIINAGYRIFSQNSYKNSPMSEIADAAGISKSLLFHYFHNKKELYMFLWDKCAKTTIDYLTKYGCYEQKHLFASMEKGMRAKLEMIHLYPDMANFTIKAFYEKDADISAAVQESYHRYFNLKADKTRLNMDPEQFIPGLDIPMMYREMYLASEGYIWEMIQCGNVNIEQMERGFSKLMNFWKSIYLRKE; encoded by the coding sequence ATGAACGAAAAGTTCTTTTCATTGCCCGCAGAAAAGCAGCAGGCTATCATAAACGCAGGATATCGGATATTTTCTCAAAACTCTTATAAAAACAGTCCTATGAGTGAAATTGCAGATGCTGCCGGAATCAGCAAATCCTTGCTCTTTCATTACTTTCACAACAAAAAAGAGCTGTATATGTTTTTATGGGACAAATGTGCAAAGACCACCATCGACTATCTGACAAAATATGGCTGTTACGAACAAAAGCACCTGTTCGCAAGCATGGAAAAAGGAATGCGAGCTAAGCTGGAAATGATTCATCTCTATCCCGATATGGCCAACTTCACCATCAAAGCCTTTTATGAAAAGGATGCAGATATTTCCGCTGCTGTGCAGGAAAGCTACCACAGATACTTTAATCTGAAGGCGGATAAAACACGGCTGAATATGGATCCAGAGCAGTTTATTCCCGGATTGGATATTCCGATGATGTACCGTGAAATGTATTTAGCTTCCGAAGGGTATATTTGGGAGATGATTCAGTGTGGCAATGTGAATATAGAACAAATGGAAAGGGGCTTTTCAAAGTTGATGAATTTTTGGAAGAGTATCTATCTTCGGAAAGAGTGA
- a CDS encoding GNAT family N-acetyltransferase, producing the protein MTMADYEEVHALWLSIHGFGIRTLDDSKEGIEAFIRRNPTTSMVAVQDHKIIGAILCGHDGRRACLYHVCVHEAYRKQGIGQQMVQACLEALKKEGINKVNLIAFQNNAVGNRFWQGLGWQQRDDVNYYECNLNPQNHTDFVP; encoded by the coding sequence ATGACCATGGCCGATTATGAAGAGGTACACGCCCTTTGGCTTTCGATCCACGGCTTTGGCATCCGCACCTTAGATGATTCCAAAGAAGGCATAGAGGCCTTTATCCGCCGCAACCCTACCACCAGCATGGTGGCCGTGCAGGACCATAAGATCATAGGCGCCATCCTCTGCGGCCACGACGGGCGCAGAGCCTGTCTCTATCATGTATGCGTTCACGAAGCGTACCGTAAGCAGGGCATCGGTCAGCAGATGGTGCAGGCCTGCCTCGAGGCTCTGAAAAAAGAGGGAATCAATAAGGTCAATCTCATTGCCTTCCAAAATAATGCCGTAGGCAACCGCTTCTGGCAGGGGCTGGGCTGGCAGCAGCGCGACGACGTGAATTATTATGAATGCAATCTGAATCCGCAAAACCACACCGACTTTGTTCCGTGA
- a CDS encoding ABC transporter ATP-binding protein: protein MEIIKTTKLTKYYGKIKGIIDLDLTVTQGEFFGFIGPNGAGKSTTIRALLGLILPTSGCAMILGKNITKEKKAILQDIGYLPSEALFYQGMKVKDILKLSADLRKKDCTDESKLLCERLQLDTTRKIDDLSLGNRKKVAIVCALQHRPKLLVLDEPTSGLDPLMQKEFFDILRERNKAGATIFLSSHILSEIQHNCTHAAIIRDGRIIACNRVDILSQTSTKRITVHGIVDLEHLSGIRDRKEMKGSVSFLYSGDMGTLLHTLSLGQIDDLTVTEPDLDDVFLQYYESDGKIV, encoded by the coding sequence ATGGAAATTATTAAAACAACAAAGCTCACAAAATACTATGGTAAAATAAAAGGTATCATTGACCTTGACCTGACAGTAACACAAGGCGAATTCTTTGGCTTCATCGGCCCAAATGGTGCGGGAAAGTCCACGACAATCCGGGCACTTCTCGGACTAATTCTCCCCACCTCAGGCTGCGCAATGATATTGGGAAAAAACATCACAAAAGAAAAGAAAGCCATTTTGCAGGATATCGGTTACCTTCCCTCGGAGGCATTATTTTACCAAGGAATGAAAGTAAAAGATATCCTGAAGCTGTCCGCCGATCTGAGGAAAAAAGATTGCACTGATGAATCCAAACTGCTTTGTGAACGTTTACAACTTGATACGACCCGAAAAATTGATGATCTGTCTTTGGGTAACAGAAAGAAAGTAGCTATTGTCTGTGCTTTACAACACCGGCCAAAGCTGCTTGTTCTAGATGAGCCAACCAGTGGATTAGATCCGCTAATGCAGAAAGAGTTTTTTGACATTCTGCGAGAAAGAAATAAGGCAGGTGCAACAATTTTCTTATCCAGCCATATTCTCTCAGAAATTCAGCATAACTGTACCCATGCGGCGATTATCCGTGACGGCAGAATAATAGCATGCAACCGAGTAGATATTCTCTCACAAACAAGTACAAAACGCATTACCGTTCACGGCATTGTAGATCTTGAGCATCTAAGCGGTATTCGTGATAGAAAAGAAATGAAAGGCTCTGTCAGTTTTCTTTACAGTGGAGATATGGGCACCTTACTGCATACTCTGTCTTTAGGTCAGATTGATGACCTTACGGTTACAGAGCCGGATCTTGACGATGTATTCTTACAGTATTATGAAAGCGACGGTAAAATAGTATGA
- a CDS encoding winged helix-turn-helix transcriptional regulator produces the protein MKSKFRKAPGLLYDWISMFTLKLNEREKWVQYVVRAGNEAEDLAYISYWLQRFPEPDEILKLFFYLPDRMTQSCLMQVFSAAMRQTEGRMEAAQLWETIGDVSKMKEAVAQYYLKYSVQGLKLEEIGEIIRHSKLAGEIQFLLLEFFLNPSIFVASLQRWGKEYYEEMESVYREAANSILKWQESVGEEELRACFFYMHNEKKRAHQKLLAGLDRLVYSVTVIMKNTLLIDIGSRQGAAGWALLGTQYDQMIKRHKENKLIMDQLGNAAGDRNRTAIIEYIVAEGEKTSADIAKKLGMAPNTAAYHLEVMRKARLLNSHNKGKSTYFWINPDACLMAANVFQRWARGKAED, from the coding sequence ATGAAAAGTAAATTTCGAAAGGCGCCGGGCCTGCTGTATGATTGGATATCGATGTTTACGCTGAAGCTGAATGAAAGAGAGAAGTGGGTGCAGTATGTGGTCAGAGCGGGGAACGAAGCGGAGGATCTGGCATATATTTCATATTGGCTGCAGCGCTTTCCTGAGCCGGATGAAATATTGAAGCTCTTCTTTTATTTGCCTGACCGAATGACGCAGAGCTGCTTAATGCAGGTTTTTAGTGCCGCTATGCGGCAAACAGAGGGACGCATGGAGGCAGCGCAGCTATGGGAAACCATAGGCGACGTTTCAAAGATGAAGGAAGCGGTGGCACAATATTATTTGAAATACTCGGTGCAGGGTTTGAAGCTGGAGGAAATAGGAGAGATCATTCGCCATAGTAAGCTGGCAGGAGAGATTCAGTTTTTGTTACTGGAGTTTTTCTTAAATCCGTCCATTTTTGTTGCAAGTCTTCAAAGATGGGGGAAGGAATACTATGAAGAAATGGAAAGCGTGTACCGGGAAGCGGCCAATAGTATATTAAAGTGGCAGGAAAGCGTTGGCGAGGAGGAGCTGCGGGCATGCTTCTTTTATATGCATAATGAAAAGAAGCGCGCCCATCAAAAGCTGCTGGCAGGTCTTGACAGGCTTGTATATTCTGTGACGGTGATTATGAAGAATACGCTGCTGATCGATATAGGATCCAGGCAGGGAGCGGCCGGCTGGGCCCTATTGGGCACGCAATATGATCAAATGATTAAACGGCACAAAGAAAACAAGCTGATCATGGATCAGCTTGGCAACGCGGCAGGAGATCGAAATCGGACTGCCATTATTGAATATATTGTAGCCGAAGGGGAAAAGACCAGCGCTGATATTGCTAAAAAGCTGGGGATGGCGCCCAATACGGCTGCCTATCATCTGGAGGTTATGAGAAAAGCGAGGCTCTTAAACAGTCATAACAAAGGAAAGAGCACCTATTTCTGGATTAACCCCGATGCCTGCCTGATGGCTGCCAATGTATTTCAGCGCTGGGCCAGAGGAAAAGCAGAGGATTAA
- the argB gene encoding acetylglutamate kinase, with product MINQEYLDKAQVLIEALPYIQRFNRKIVVVKYGGSAMVDPELKKNVIQDVVLLKLTGFKPIIVHGGGKEISRWVSKVGKEPQFVNGLRVTDAETMEIAEMVLGKVNKELVTLVQALGVHAVGISGKDGGLLTVQKKLSAGQNIGYVGEITHVNPKLLLDLLADDCLPIVCPIGLDENFQTYNINADDAACAVAEAVHAEKLTFLTDIEGVYRDKDDPSTLISELCVSEAARLIEDGFVGGGMIPKLHNCIAAIENGVNRVHILDGRIPHSLLLEIFTNKGIGTAILRKELDS from the coding sequence ATGATCAATCAAGAATATCTGGATAAGGCTCAGGTGCTCATTGAAGCCCTGCCTTATATCCAGCGCTTCAACCGCAAGATCGTGGTTGTGAAATATGGCGGCAGCGCCATGGTGGATCCTGAATTAAAAAAGAACGTCATTCAAGACGTTGTTTTGCTTAAACTTACCGGCTTTAAGCCCATCATTGTCCATGGCGGCGGCAAGGAAATCAGCCGCTGGGTCTCTAAGGTGGGAAAAGAGCCGCAGTTTGTCAATGGTCTGCGCGTAACCGATGCAGAGACCATGGAAATTGCCGAGATGGTGCTGGGTAAAGTCAACAAAGAGCTCGTCACCCTTGTACAGGCGCTGGGCGTTCATGCGGTCGGCATCAGCGGCAAGGACGGCGGCCTGCTCACTGTTCAGAAAAAGCTGTCTGCCGGCCAGAATATCGGCTATGTTGGCGAGATTACCCATGTCAATCCTAAGCTGCTTTTGGATCTGCTGGCTGATGACTGCCTGCCCATCGTTTGCCCCATCGGACTCGATGAGAATTTTCAGACCTACAACATCAATGCCGATGATGCTGCCTGTGCCGTGGCAGAAGCCGTCCACGCTGAAAAGCTTACCTTTTTAACTGATATTGAGGGCGTCTACCGTGATAAGGACGATCCCTCTACGCTGATCTCCGAGCTCTGCGTTTCAGAGGCAGCTCGGCTGATCGAAGACGGTTTTGTCGGCGGCGGCATGATCCCCAAGCTGCACAACTGCATCGCTGCCATTGAAAACGGCGTAAACCGCGTCCATATTTTAGATGGCCGCATTCCTCACAGCCTGCTCTTAGAAATTTTCACCAACAAGGGCATCGGCACTGCCATTTTACGAAAGGAGCTTGACTCATGA
- a CDS encoding N-acetyl-gamma-glutamyl-phosphate reductase has protein sequence MIKVGIIGATGYAGSEIVRLLLQHKDAEIVWYGSHSYVDEPYAKVYQNFFQLVDAACLDDNIEKMADAVDVIFTATPQGLCSSLVSEALLSKVKIIDLSADFRIQDVAKYEKWYGLTHGAPQFVPEAVYGLCELNRAAIQNARLIANPGCYPTCSILSIYPLLKAGLIDPQSIIIDAKSGTSGAGRSAKLDNLFCEVNENIKAYGVATHRHTPEIEDQLSLAAGMPLTLSFTPHLVPMNRGILVTAYATLTKTVSYEEVKAVYDQAYDHEFFVRVLPKDACPQTRWVEGSNFVDVNFKIDPRTNRIIMMGAMDNLIKGAAGQAVQNMNLLFGLEETEGLTAVPMFP, from the coding sequence ATGATAAAAGTAGGCATTATTGGTGCAACTGGCTATGCCGGTTCTGAAATTGTACGATTGTTGCTGCAGCATAAAGATGCAGAGATTGTCTGGTATGGGTCTCACAGCTATGTCGATGAGCCCTACGCCAAGGTCTATCAAAACTTTTTTCAGCTGGTAGACGCCGCCTGTCTGGATGACAATATAGAGAAAATGGCCGATGCGGTTGATGTCATTTTCACGGCCACTCCTCAGGGGCTCTGCTCCTCCCTGGTAAGCGAAGCGCTGCTTTCCAAAGTCAAAATCATTGATCTAAGCGCCGATTTCCGTATTCAGGATGTGGCAAAATATGAAAAATGGTACGGCCTTACCCATGGAGCGCCTCAATTTGTCCCTGAAGCCGTCTATGGTCTGTGCGAACTCAACCGGGCTGCCATCCAAAATGCACGGCTCATCGCCAATCCCGGCTGTTATCCTACCTGCTCCATCCTCTCGATCTACCCCTTGTTAAAGGCCGGCCTCATCGATCCTCAGAGCATCATCATCGATGCCAAATCCGGCACCTCCGGCGCCGGCCGCTCCGCCAAACTGGATAACCTATTCTGCGAGGTCAACGAAAATATCAAGGCCTACGGCGTAGCAACCCACCGGCATACGCCGGAAATAGAGGATCAGCTCAGCCTTGCCGCTGGCATGCCGCTGACCCTCAGCTTTACGCCCCATCTTGTCCCTATGAACCGCGGCATTCTTGTCACGGCCTATGCTACGCTAACCAAGACCGTCAGCTATGAAGAGGTAAAGGCCGTCTATGATCAGGCCTACGATCATGAGTTTTTTGTACGGGTACTGCCGAAGGATGCCTGCCCACAGACCCGCTGGGTAGAGGGCAGCAATTTTGTAGATGTCAATTTCAAAATCGATCCTCGTACTAACCGGATTATCATGATGGGCGCTATGGACAATCTCATCAAAGGCGCTGCCGGACAAGCCGTTCAAAATATGAACCTACTGTTTGGCTTAGAGGAAACTGAGGGCCTGACTGCCGTCCCCATGTTCCCGTAA
- a CDS encoding acetyltransferase, producing the protein MKIEAIAAEGDIQIRKMQGSAADFTLFLKWMTDPETMRYWDGMHTHYTYEKVAKKYQEHLDEHVTQCMIVYRQREIGYCQFYTLTPAEYEISEEDFFRFVAPSEKVYGIDIFLGETAYRDRGIGTKALKLLMKALFSRYHADVLMIDPKTHNHRAIRCYHNCGFEDYFVAPQREEQDGVLYDSLIMGCRI; encoded by the coding sequence ATGAAAATAGAAGCAATTGCAGCAGAGGGAGATATTCAGATTCGAAAGATGCAGGGCAGTGCTGCCGACTTTACCTTGTTTTTAAAATGGATGACCGATCCGGAAACGATGCGGTACTGGGATGGCATGCATACGCACTACACCTATGAGAAGGTAGCAAAGAAATATCAGGAGCATCTTGATGAGCATGTGACGCAGTGCATGATAGTCTACCGGCAGCGGGAGATCGGATATTGTCAGTTTTATACCCTGACTCCTGCAGAGTATGAGATTTCGGAGGAGGATTTTTTTCGCTTTGTAGCCCCCTCTGAGAAAGTATATGGGATCGATATTTTTTTAGGAGAGACGGCATATCGTGATCGAGGGATAGGAACTAAAGCACTGAAGCTGCTTATGAAGGCTTTATTTAGCCGGTATCATGCGGATGTGCTCATGATAGATCCTAAAACGCATAATCACAGAGCGATCCGCTGTTACCATAACTGTGGATTTGAGGACTATTTTGTAGCGCCTCAAAGGGAAGAGCAGGATGGTGTGCTGTATGATTCACTGATAATGGGATGCCGTATATAA